The Mauremys reevesii isolate NIE-2019 linkage group 1, ASM1616193v1, whole genome shotgun sequence genome segment ATATACTGTATTAATTCATTTTCCCAGGGCAAATGTGATTTGGTCACACAGTGCACACGTTAGCTACGTGATTTTATCTTTCTGCATAGTCAAGGCCTAAGAGAAGCTTAATATGAAGAAGCAATCAATGCATATTTCAGTTGTCTGCTGCAAAACACTTAATATAAGCATTGCAAGCTAGTTTCATACGGGGAGAATGTGAATGCACAGGTTTCCTAAAGCCTTTGTACATTTTATGGTTTCTCCTGGATGTGCATATGTAATCCCcatttatgtcaataacatttaGACATCCACTGACAGAAAAATGGGCccgtgggttttttgttttgtttgagggggtgggggggggcagggtgagaTGCAGAACCTGATTTGTTATAATGTAATGGCAAACAGAAATGGGGAAATCATGGCTTTGTCATGGTAAACAAATTGAATAAATAAAAAGGCAACATTCTGGCACTATTTAATTAAGTGATTTGTTATGATAAATTATATGAAAGatgatatattttattttacaataaaaatTGTTAAAGCTAGTTACAAGATTTTATATTAGATATTAAGACACCCAAACATTTGGGAATTTATTAAGCCAAATTTGTAAACATTCATGGAAGACTCATGCTAAGaaaagggctggctggggtgacaaagattgattttaaaaaataaaaataagccaCAAATCAAAATCTTCTAAGATGGTCATTGACTTTTGGGTTCCCACCTTCCACTTGTTTGTCTAGATATGCTGATGATCTTCAGCTTCCATTGAGTTCAGTTGGAACTGAGTGCTTAGCAGTTACGAAAAACAGGTCCAAGAGGTCTCAAGTGAGGAACCCAAAAGTTGAGGCATACAAAATCAGTGACAAAACATATAAACTGGATAATAATACACCAATTCTCTGAAGACTGCATTGACTTCCTATTTGCTTCTTGATGAAATTCAAGTGGTTGACTTTTATATATAAAGCCCTAAACAGTTTGTGTCCTGGCTGCATGAGAAAAAAGAGTTTTCTCTTTGTGTCATTGTAACAATTTTGCTCAGCCCGAACCCTCTTTCTAACAGTCTCTAGGTTTTAAACACCAGAGGACTCGTGGCTGGGCATTCTCAGTAGTGAACACTGAGCTTTGGACCTTGTTTTTGCCCAATTGACTAATAGAACCAGAGTCTATTAACATTTAGGATACAGTGCAAAGCCCCTCTGTTGTCTCAAAACTTTGACTGAGCGTGTAACTGGCTATGTATTCAGCTTATTTTAGTGTCTACTTCTATAATGTATATGCAAATAAGTACATCTGTGGTACAAGTGAGGTTTTTTGCAAATTTAAGAATAAATTAAATTATACAATAACAAAGCTTATAAAAGTTAGCAgaacattaataaaaatatatgatATAATCATCGTGACCATAGAGAaagctattattattacttttctttCAGGTTTAAAATGTCTGATAAGAAAATAATTATGAACAGAGCCCATGATATTGAGAAGCTACTCTCTGAAAACAATTTCCAAGATATTGGAAATCATCTTACAGAACTTGAAGCTGTTGATATGAGTATAGAATATCTTCAGGAGACTGATGTTGCCAAAGCTGTGTACAGAGTCCTCCAGAACTGTCCTGCAATGACAttgaaaaagaaagcaaagcatTTATTATCAAAGTGGAAGACACTTTACAAGAATAACTATCTTTCATCAGTACAAGGTAAAAAGTCAGTTTCTGAGAGTGTGAAAGAGCACAATGAATATTTCAGTGTGGTtccacaagaacaaatggagtTTTCTGAAGAATTGAATCAGCATGAAATGTTAGATGCTGCTGGCACTAATAGTTTGCTAACATTACAAAACGTTCCAAAAGATGAAGTGTATAATAAGCCAAAAAGCAGTGTGAATCAGCTGGGTCTTTTAGAAGAACAGCGCGCTGATAACGAAGACGCTAAACCTGCTGGCAGTGAAACAAGCCCACAGCAAGAACATCTGAAGGCTGTGAGGTTGAAATGCACAGAACTTATTTATAAAGCCTTGACTGATTCTGCCACAAGCAAAGAGGAAGCCAATTATCGGCAAGAATTAGCCAAAGAAATTGAAGAGCGTATTTTTGCTCTTCATGCTAGAAATGACAAAAAGTACAAAAATTGTATCAGAAGCAAAGTCTCTAACTTGAAGAATCCTAAAAATTTCCACTTAAAACATAACCTGTTTTCAGGGACTATGAGTCCAAAGACTTTTGCTGAGATGACAGTGATGGAAATGGCCAATGATGAACTGAAACAACTCAGGGCTTTGTACACAGAATCATCTGTTCAGGAACATCAGCTTCCCCAAGTTGTTGATGGCACACAGACAGACAAAATAAAATGTAGGCGCTGTGAAAAATTTGATTGCACTGTCACTATGATTGCCAGGGGAACTCTCTTCCTTCCTAGTTGGGTGCGAAATGCAAATCCAGATGAACAAATGATGACTTACGTTATTTGTAACGAATGTGGAGACCAGTGGTACCACAGCAGATGGGTTTGTTTGTGATTATTAATCCTTTAATGAATATCACTTAAAAGTGAAAAACGTAAAATAGATATCAGAAGAAAAGTGTGTTAGGATTATTTTTATACTTGTTTTAGATGTTTATAAATCTGTGCTATTGTGCAGACACTGCAAATAATAAGTTGTAGGATAATAGCTAAAATATAATGATCATAAAATAATTTTGGAGGTTGTTTTGAAATCATTATTTggcttttaaatttttaaattttattttctgtaagtATGTAAAATATGCATTGTGTGGTAACATAATTTAGTGGGAAACATATTTGCATGCTTGTTACAAAGATTTCTTGCATATCAGAAATTTCTAAACAGTTAAGGACTTATTTTCAAAGGTATTGAACACTGTAGTtcttattaaaaacaacaacgaggaatccttgtggcatgttagagactaacaaatttatttgggcgtaaactttcatgggctagaacccacttcatcagatgcatggagtggaaaatacaggagcaggtataaatacatgaaaagatgtgagttgccttaccaagtgtgaggtcagtataaccagacaattcaattaacagtgggataccaagggaggaaaaataaattttgtagtggtaatgagagtggctcatttcaaacagttgacaagaaggtgtgagtaacagtaggaggAAATTAGTATGGgagaaattaggtttaggttttgtaatgacccaaccactccctgtctttattcaggcctaacgtGATTGCCTTCAGTGAGATTTGAGGATGCTCAACGtttatgaaaatcaggccattagtACAGTTTAAGCAAATTAATTGCAATActgtaattaacacattttttccaGGATGATCACTGAAGAATGTCCAACACAGACCTGCTCTGTAATTAAATGAGAAATCACTTGCAAAAAGTGTCGGATTACTTCTCTAACCAATTTAATCATGTCTAAGTAGAATGATAAGCTGCCAAATATAAAAGATACAGGAGAGAATGGTAGCAAATTAAAGCAAAATGGACTTGGATGTAAACTGTTTTATAGCTAAGCAAAAAAAGAGATCTCAGATCAAACATGAGTATGACaaagagcagtggttctcaaagccagtccgccacttgttcaggcaaagcccctggcaggctgggccggtttgtttacctgccgcgtccgcaggtttggccgatcgcagctcccactggtcgtggttcaccgctccaggccaatggctgCAGGAaaggcggccagcacatccctcagcccacgctgcttaccacagcccccattggcctggagcggcgaactgcagccagtgggagccacggtcggccgaacctgaggacatgacaggtaaacaaaccggcctggcccaccaagggctttccctgaacaagcggcagaccggctttgagaaccactgccatagaatATTATATAAATTTGAGGTCCAAACTTGCATTTTAACATGGTATGCATTACACCTGgtagtaagtgtttgcagaattagACCCCCGAGGGCCTGATTCAGGAAATCACTTATGCACATTATTAAATCATCCTTATTCAAGAAATTAAGGGatgaagttaatgagacttaagcatatgtttacgtgctttcctgaataggcatgttttcctgaattggggccttagttACTAATTACAATGTTACATTTTCCCTCATTCAGATAATAAATACATTAGGGAAAAAACCTTCTTGTTTTTATTCCAAGAATTAGTGAAATATTGTGCTCTATGGTTGTTGCTTTGTCCAATAGTGAAGCATCTGCCTGTCACTCATGTAACAAGTCCATGCCAGTGAGTGACCCACACCCAGCAGCCTTAAATGTCTAGGGGAGGAGCCGTGTGAGTGACAAATGTCACATTTGTGGAGGGATCAAACCCCTGTCAAAGAAAGAGAGGGCAGCCATACTAAAGTATTTACTGATGGAGTCTGCGCTCCCCCCACCATCGGATCCTTCCTGTATGGAGTAAATAACAAGCACATCCGCATCTGTTAGGAATGCTCCTCCTGATCTGAGTTGAGAGGCAGATCTTGTTGCTGGTACTGAAGAAGAGACAACATAAGTCTCCTAAGGACTCAGTACTGGAGTCTTCAAAATCTTCAGTGCAGGCACCAAGTGGAGGCAAGGACACAGAGGTGCACTCACAGAAGCAGCATTCAGTGATAGTCCTCGAGCCAAGGGGGTTCGTTGATTGTGGTGCTTAGGATGGGCCTATTGAGACCAATCCCTGAAGTACCAAGTTAAACAATTCATGAGCTGCATCATATGCATCAGGTGTAGATTAAACCAGAAAAAGTTCTTGGCTATGTGGTACTGAGAGCTGCACTAAGGGCAGCATGGGCGGTAGTTAGAATGGCAAAGCAGCAGGTCAGTATGATTTCAGTCTGTGGGATAATATCTTAAAATTTAATGACAGGCTTCCGGACAAGGTAAAGCAGGAGTTCACAGCTGTAGTGCAGGAGGGCAAGTTAGTTGCCAGAACAACCTTGCAGACAAAAATAGATGCAGGGGACTCTTTGGCTCAAGCTATGGTTCCACCATCACTATGCTGTGCTCTTCATGGCTGTGGTCATCAGGTCTTCCCCTGAAGGTTCAACAAACCATCCAGGACGTCCCATTCAAAGGCCCCTTGCTCTTTTCCAAAAAGACTGACAGGAGGCTACAGGTCTTAAGGATTCAGGGGCATCCCTTAAGTCTCTGGGAATTTATTCAGCAGCAACAAAAATAAAGCCGTTCCAGCTGCAGCAGTCTCAACAGTTTCCACCTGTCATGCCTCGTACTCAGGACCAGTCCAGAAAGAGGAGAAGGAGTTACAAGAGGCGTACTCCAcctcccttctcttctgcagctgtTGGTTCATCTCAGCAAGCTGGGCCCTCTAAACAAACCATTTTGACCATGTAATCGTGGTAACAGTGATTTAAATGGTCACCTTTCTTATACACACCATCACACCTGCTAGTTCCATCATAGTTCACCTAGTAACTATCTCAGTTTCCACCCTTCCATGGATAACTGCTTGCTTTTTTTTCAATTCTATGTCTATCAGGTTTCTGAAGGGTATGGACAGGTTATATTTACAGGCACACATCCCTGGTGGAACTTAAATTTAGTTCTAGCGAAGTTCCTGGGTCCCTGCTTTGAACTATTGGTGACCTGTTCTTTGTTGCACCtttccatgaaggtggctttttTGGTTGCTATTACCTTGACTAGGAGAGTGGGGGAATTGCAAGCCTCAGTATCAGAACCTCCCAATATAATTTTCTTTAGAGGCAAGGTATACCTTTGACTTCACCTGAAGTTCCTGACTTTAGTGGCTTCCAATTTTCACATTAACCAAGCAATTTATGTACTGACTTTCTGTCCAAAGCCTCATTCGAATAAAAGAGCTTTGACTTTTTACCTGGATTGGATTAGGCCATTTAGATCTTTGTCACAATTGTTCCTTGTGTTTACAGACAGAGAGAAGGGCCATCCAGTGTCATTCTGAAGGATTTCTGCTTGGATTTCCAGCTGTATTCATTTATGCTACCAACTGGCTGATCTTGCACTCCAGAGTAGAGTGCTGGCCTATTCATCCAGGTCGCAGGCAGCTTCTGCAGCCTATGTGACTTGTGTGCCCATCTTGGACATTTGTAAGTTGGCAACCTGGTCATCAGTCCATACGTTTGTCTCTCACTACACCAGCTCTCATCAATCCAGAGATGATGCCAGATTTGGATGGGCAGTCCTGCAATCCTTATTCAAGTAGATTCCAAACCCACTTCCAGGTCACACTGCTTGTTAGTCACTTAtggtggaatggacatgtgccatcactggaagaagaagaaacagttactaacctttttctgtaactgttgttccacagcccttcctccttcccctctctgttTGAGTCTATCCAGTAGGAAAGAGGGGTTGAATTTAATTTTGTCCTGCCCATATCATCTACAAATGTTTACTCTGCCTTTCAGATGACTAGTTAAATTGTTATTTAAAACTAGCAATTATTGCATTACCTATTGGCCACCTCCCTACAACTCTGTTCACAATCCTTCAGGCATCTTCCATTCCATATATTCATATCCAGTCCTGTTTGAATTAAGAAATAAGATTTTGTGAGAAACTAACAAACACTTTACTCACTTGTGAACATGGAGATGCTGCTTCTTATGGTTCATTTAACTTTTCCTTTGGTTTTTAATTTGACAAGAgctttagcaaaaaaaaaaggaaagtgatACAGGTGTGTGCATATCCCAAATGTGTGTGATACAGAAAAGGCGTGGTCTTAGTTTCAGTATGCGGTATTTTTCTCTGAGTGCAGTCTCTCAATAAGGGGCAAGGCCAGAGCACATGCTGTATTATTCATGCATAAGTGATGTAACAGAGCCAGTTATAATCTTAGACTGGATAAGACTGTATGCTTTGTTCTAAAATGAGCACCTGGATGGTGTACCTGGATATGAGCAGCTGTCAATCTGCAGCTATGGGTTGGGTGCTGTTTTGTTCCTTTCACTAGCTTATGGTACAGAAAGCCTATGTACCTTTCATATGGTGAATAAAAATACAGGAGCAAATTTCTTAAGGTCCAGATTCTACTTTCAGTTGTATGTGCAGAACACAGAATGATTTCAGTGCATACATTTGAGGACACAAGCCGTAAATCTTCATCTGCTCTAAGGTATGACCTAATTATATTTCCCATGAGCAATCATCATCCTCTTGTTTATAACACCATAACTATTTCTACTGCAACTATCTGTGTTGTTATAAACATGAATAACTATGGCTGTGGAATTGCTGAGCAAATGAGCTCTATGGCCCTGATCCTTATTCATATGCTTTACTTTAAGTATATATGTAGTTCCAGTCACATAACTATTTGCAAGATTATAGCTATTAGAGGCCATGATCATGATTTATGTATTTGTTAGTTTATTTATTGCCAATATCCTTTGCTATATAGGTCAAGAGAACAAAATACAGAAGATATATACTATAAGACAGTTTATATtaggaattttatttttaaatagaatgTTTAATATTTCCCAGCAGGTTTCAAAATCTCTTTCAGGCACAATAACTATTATTTAAAGTAATGTCTCAAAGAAAAAAGTGGCAGTTTCCAAACATACAAATGTTGTTGTTATGTTATATAACTTACAATGTAAGTTTCATTTTGAAAGATCCTAAACAAATCACAGGAATCATTTCcttcatcactgaaatgcagcctttGCAAACAGTGGTCAAGACCTAGGTCTTACATTTTATCCAATATGGCACTTCCGCAGCACAACACCTCTTCATATTGTACTGTAATATTGGGTAAGCACTGACTCCAAGGGAAGAGTGCCAATTCAAAATCATTAAGAGCTTATTTTTCCACAAATTTTAAAATCCAGTTCAGTAAGTGGTCGTGAAAATCTTAGGGTTTTAAATGACAACTACAATACTATTAAATTCCAAATTCAACaaattattactgttatttattACTGTAGGGcctaggagccctggtcatggaccaTGATCTCATTTGTGCTAATTTTTGTGATtatgtgcttaagtccatccttGTTTagcaagcacttaagcatgtgcttaactttcagTGAATTCAATGGGGCTTATGTATCtgctcaaagttaagcatgtgctaaatAGAGATGGGcctaggccaggggtctcaaacacgctcTTGCATGTGGCCCGCCAA includes the following:
- the TCEANC gene encoding transcription elongation factor A N-terminal and central domain-containing protein, with translation MSDKKIIMNRAHDIEKLLSENNFQDIGNHLTELEAVDMSIEYLQETDVAKAVYRVLQNCPAMTLKKKAKHLLSKWKTLYKNNYLSSVQGKKSVSESVKEHNEYFSVVPQEQMEFSEELNQHEMLDAAGTNSLLTLQNVPKDEVYNKPKSSVNQLGLLEEQRADNEDAKPAGSETSPQQEHLKAVRLKCTELIYKALTDSATSKEEANYRQELAKEIEERIFALHARNDKKYKNCIRSKVSNLKNPKNFHLKHNLFSGTMSPKTFAEMTVMEMANDELKQLRALYTESSVQEHQLPQVVDGTQTDKIKCRRCEKFDCTVTMIARGTLFLPSWVRNANPDEQMMTYVICNECGDQWYHSRWVCL